One Rhizoctonia solani chromosome 3, complete sequence genomic region harbors:
- a CDS encoding DnaJ domain protein, translating to MTTPVLIGLGAIGAALVGRQLIKSGVIGGKRAADEWVKGGFKAKMDRKEALDILGLKEGPLVKQRFKDAHRNIMIANHPDRGGSPYLASKINEAKDLLEKQERGK from the exons ATGACTACTCCTGTGCTCATTGGGCTCGGTGCCATCGGGGCCGCCTTGGTCGGTCGCCAGCTTATCAAATCTGGTGTGATTGGAGGCAAACGTGCCGCCGATGAATGGGTCAAAGGTGGCTTCAAGGCCAAAATGGATAGGAAAGAGGCGCTGGATATCCTTGGTCTCAA AGAAGGTCCATTGGTGAAGCAGCGCTTCAAAGACGCCCATCGCAACATCATGATTGCCAACCATCCCGATCGAGGGGGCTCTCCCTACTTGGCAAGTAAAATCAACGAGGCCAAGGATCTGCTAGAAAAACAGGAGCGAGGAAAATAA
- a CDS encoding haloacid dehalogenase, whose amino-acid sequence MMRSTEFDPYILGAIHKLRETKQFKIVALTNNYSAQYERIRDTPPSKQGAHKFSPEAELEFLGWGESTGGPGGPKIRALFDDFVDSSVVGSRKPEPGIYQYACKVNGVNPEEVVFLDDLGLNLKTAQALGMKTIHVPIGGSRKAVQELQQLLGIELLGSENKVPNPQSEGRSKL is encoded by the exons ATGATGAGGTCCACTGAGTTTGACCCTTACATCCTGGGTGCAATACACAAGCTTCGAGAAACTAAGCAGTTTAAAATTGTTGCTTTGACAAACAACTATTCAGCTCAATACGAGCGCATTCGGGATACTCCTCCTTCAAAACAAGGAGCACACAAGTTCTCTCCAGAAGCCGAGCTTGAGTTCTTGGGTTGGGGAGAGAGCACCGGGGGTCCAGGCGGACCAAAGATTCGAGCTCTGTTTGACGATTTTGTTGATAGTAGCGTCGTTGGGTCAAG GAAGCCCGAGCCTGGTATTTACCAGTATGCGTGTAAAGTGAACGGCGTCAACCCCGAAGAAGTCGTGTTCCTGGATGACTTGGGCCT AAACTTGAAAACCGCTCAGGCATTGGGGATGAAGACGATAC ACGTTCCTATCGGAGGATCCCGCAAAGCCGTCCAGGAACTTCAACAACTCCTGGGCATTGAACTGCTAGGCAGTGAAAATAAAGTCCCGAACCCGCAGTCTGAAGGAAGATCCAAACTATAA
- a CDS encoding aminotransferase class I and II protein yields MRHDSNSIPMVTKWGSEYKDPGSKPLINLSQGSPGEQPHPSLIERLSKVVQSPVAQQGDTTISGGSDSAAYGNVRGDVAMRIALVGEMKYVYGGKDKLDVDVQVEDIALTAGCNAAFMAAVMVVAERGDEVILPVPWYFNNEMTLRILGIEPVGLPVSAESGFLPSVEQGESLINPRTKAIVLVSPNNPSGITYPTSTIRAFADLAVKHKIALIIDETYRDFVTPGPPHDLFTPKDNWSWRSNVIHLFSFSKSYRVPGHRLGALVADKSVVDEVKKVLDCIQICPARALQLALAPLLPSLRQDLAEQSAEFSKRHQVFRDTLKGSEWEIGASGAYFAILKHPFKGVSNVEISRRLASECGVVVLPLTGFVPSSDSSWDSWLRVSVANVGEEMIYEAATRIRDSGKALGKVPIGGTLLYLDITLNVVRQWKVLMIVHHRAIKGKLLVWEWKVHWTAYTYLSTIGGRPEQRIESDNVLEYEKMTRDRSARSFASHVYELYKSLLLTITGCPSTASQLAAARVLRDSVLIKRLYLMTISLPHTVPLPTVPIRMNSRYSYQSAPYGQQQQQQFQPGRQPTMRPAGGPAGFVGAGPNPRPPQGADPQLWNWFITVDEDRSGQITATELQRALVNGNWSPFDLDTTKMLMGIFDVDHSGSISFNEFAGLWKYIADWQNVFRHFDSDNSGTIEGHELANALRQFGYNLSPQLISLIATKYSALPVSTAPGAPPPGISFDRFVRACVAIKTLTEAFQRLDTDRDGWIQINYDTFLSTMLSAP; encoded by the exons TAGTATTCCTATGGTCACCAAATGGGGGTCTGAGTACAAGGACCCAGGTTCAAAACCTCTTATCAACCTTTCACAGGGATCACCCGGAGAACAACCGCACCCCTCGCTAATCGAACGGTTAAGCAAAGTTGTACAGAGTCCCGTCGCGCAGCAAGGTGATACCACCATCTCTGGAGGCTCGGATAGCGCCGCATATGGGAACGTGCGTGGGGATGTGGCCATGCGGATAGCCCTGGTTGGGGAGATGAAGTATGTGTACGGAGGAAAGGATAAACTCGATGTAGACGTTCAAGTTGAAGATATCGCCCTAACGGCAGGGTGCAATGCGGCGTTCATGGCCGCCGTGATGGTGGTTGCAGAGCGAGGAGACGAGGTTATACTGCCCGTGCCTTG GTATTTCAATAATGA GATGACATTGCGTATACTTGGCATCGAACCCGTGGGACTTCCTGTATCTGCCGAGAGTGGATTCTTGCCTAGTGTCGAACAAGGCGAATCATTGATTAACCCTCGCACAAAAGCCATCGTACTTGTTTCTCCAAACAACCCA TCAGGTATTACATACCCCACATCGACTATAAGAGCTTTTGCAGATCTTGCGGTCAAACATAAAATCGCATTGATCATCGATGAGACCTACCGTGATTTCGTAACACCCGGGCCTCCGCACGATTTATTTACTCCAAAGGACAACTGGAGCTGGCGTTCTAATGTCATTCACCTGTTCTCGTTCTCCAAAAGCTATCGTGTTCCAGGACACAGGCTTGGCGCATTGGTGGCAGACAAGAGCGTAGTCGATGAAGTCAAAAAGGTTCTTGATTGTATACAA ATTTGCCCAGCGCGTGCACTGCAACTAGCACTCGCGCCTCTCCTGCCAAGTCTACGTCAAGATCTCGCTGAGCAGTCGGCCGAGTTTTCCAAGCGACATCAGGTGTTCCGTGACACGCTCAAGGGGTCTGAATGGGAGATTGGAGCATCTGGTGCCTATTTTGCGATTCTCAAGCATCCGTTCAAGGGCGTATCCAATGTTGAGATTTCCAGACGACTAGCTTCCGAGTGTGGTGTTGTT GTACTGCCTCTCACGGGATTCGTTCCTTCGAGTGATTCGTCGTGGGACAGCTGGTTGCGTGTGTCTGTTGCTAATGTAGGAGAGGAAATGATATACGAAGCAGCTACTCGAATACGCGATTCGGGCAAGGCGCTGGG TAAAGTCCCCATTGGCGGTACACTCCTGTATCTGGACATAACTCTGAATGTTGTTAGGCAATGGAAGGTGTTGATGATTGTCCAT CACCGGGCCATCAAGGGTAAGCTATTAGTATGGGAGTGGAAGGTACACTGGACTGCCTATACATATCTATCTACTATCGGGGGGAGGCCAGAGCAACGGATTGAATCAGACAATGTCCTAGAATACGAGA AAATGACTCGGGACCGGTCCGCCCGGTCGTTCGCGTCTCACGTGTATGAATTGTATAAATCCTTACTTCTGACGATCACCGGCTGTCCGAGCACTGCTTCTCAACTTGCTGC CGCTCGTGTATTACGAGATTCGGTGCTGATTAAGCGATTGTACCTAATG ACCATATCACTCCCCCACACCGTTCCTCTCCCGACTGTACCTATACGAATGAACAGCCGATACTCTTACCAGAGTGCGCCTTAtgggcaacaacaacaacagcaattTCAACCTGGCCGCCAGCCCACGATGAGACCTGCGGGAGGCCCTGCTGGGTTTGTCGGCGCAGGACCCAATCCCCGGCCCCCTCAAGGAGCAGACCCTCA ACTCTGGAACTGGTTCATAACCGTCGATGAAGATAGGTCTGGCCAGATCACCGCCACCGAACTGCAGAGGGCGCTTGTGAACGGAAACTGGAGTCCATTCGACCTGGACACGACCAAGATGCTCATGGGAATCTTT GACGTGGACCACAGTGGATCGATAAGTTTCAACGAATTTGCTGGATTATGGAAATACATTGCTGACTGGCAAAA CGTCTTCCGCCATTTCGACTCTGACAACTCTGGCACGATCGAGGGACATGAGCTGGCCAATGCTCTGCGCCAATTTGGTTACAATCTTTCGCCTCAATTAATTAGTCTCATCGCCACCAAATACT CCGCTCTGCCTGTGTCCACAGCCCCAGGCGCCCCGCCCCCAGGCATCTCGTTTGACCGCTTTGTCCGAGCATGTGTGGCGATAAAGACCCTCACCGAGGCTTTCCAGCGCCTCGACACTGATCGGGATGGATGGATTCAGATCAATTACGACACCTTCCTTTCG ACAATGTTGAGCGCACCATGA
- a CDS encoding glutathione S-transferase, protein MAATKENPIILYDIPNVNGASWSPNPYRTRLSLNYKGLPYRIEYVAYPDIEPKMKALGVAPVSNTFPYYTLPVIADPSSHPDGKPTYVADSFEIAVYLDDKYPTPTYPAIFAPGTRSLQHILTTQYYPATVSNIRLTIMPRMLHLFDARSVEYLKRTRGHMLEPYPDDVISQKWAEAEEKFSSLSKSAELNDGTKDAGPFITGHTVSFIDFALGGLIHWVKSIEGEDSSYLKKIFEWQGGRWKRHWEGIQKIENMSSQVN, encoded by the exons ATGGCCGCTACCAAAGAGAATCCAATCATCCTTTATGATATTCCCAACGTCAACGGTGCTTCATGGTCTCCAAATCCATATAGAACAAG GTTATCTCTGAATTACAAGGGGCTACCATATCGTATTGAGTATGTTGCATACCCCGATATCGAACCCAAGATGAAGGCATTAGGCGTAGCCCCAGTATCAAACACTTTTCCCTACTATACACTACCAG TGATTGCGGATCCATCAAGTCATCCAGACGGTAAACCAACCTATGTTGCAGACTCGTTCGAAATTGCAGTATACCTAGATGATAAATATCCCACTCCTACGTATCCTGCAATTTTTGCGCCCGGGACTCGCTCTCTTCAGCATATACTTACAACACAATATTACCCGGCCACCGTTTCTAATATAAGGTTGACCATTATGCCACGGATGCTTCACCTCTTTGATGCTCGATCAGTCGAGTATCTGAAGCGCACAAGAGGGCATATGCTTGAACCATACCCGGATGATGTGATTTCCCAGAAATGGGCCGAGGCGGAGGAAAAGTTTTCTTCCCTTAGTAAATCTGCAGAGCTCAATGACGGAACCAAGGATGCTGGACCGTTTATCACGGGACACACTGTTTCCTTCATCGATTTTGCGCTTGGGGGCCTGATTCACTGGGTCAAAAGTATAGAGGGAGAGGATTCGTCTTACCTGAAGAAAATATTTGAATGGCAGGGAGGGAGGTGGAAAAGGCACTGGGAGGGGATCCAAAAGATTGAAAATATGTCTTCCCAGGTGAATTGA
- a CDS encoding cytochrome oxidase assembly factor — protein MLRKASAALQDTRRAVGWLEVLVPRLTPVLCATTQMFFIRRCWRIFEKRWIPMIPFGALWIAAFVPGVCLGAYAYPLVSIATNELVKVSFEYIQGGGQTPILTLPVQIQLKVHFSKEYSNVFLIVWAVMWTSAAPPLILMAIAIIDEYMVKGSSNPAFIITVEITGKFFLLSVMINLCGRNLVQERFNLVMSPRRPRSYPPRDHDGAAANVISVTIQQEKFTEYELNEWPFAPKSPGTNLNHKRTESRSSVETKTPDSELTRNVHNEYTKRPLQHPRFFSRTQVKCAPPNRPNPRDVYKARNRTLLMYTTATVITAVGATYAAVPLYRAFCSATGFGGIPMTDRDSSRYSADRLVPREEAKRIKVHFNADTATACPGSSSLNSAKNTSKDDIIGIATYNVTPAKVAPYFAKVECFCFEEQKLIAGEEVDMPLLFFIDRDIVDDPLMADVDDVVLSYTFFRARRNSAGHLEPDAPQQVVLESQGWGDIPHAPPKPADSTAT, from the exons ATGTTACGCAAGGCTTCTGCAGCCTTGCAGGACACCCGCCGCGCCGTTGGGTGG CTTGAGGTGTTGGTTCCCAGGTTAACCCCTGTTCTATGTGCTACGACACAGATGTTCTTTATCCGTCGATGCTGGCGGATATTCGAGAAAAGGTGGATACCTATGATCCCCTTTGGTGCCCTATGGATCGCAGCTTTTGTTCCAGGAGTTTGTCTT GGCGCATATGCATATCCTTTGGTATCGATTGCAACAAACGAACTCGTCAAGGTGAGCTTTGAGTACATTCAAGGCGGTGGTCAAACACCAATTCTTACCCTCCCTGTGCAAATACAGTTGAAGGTTCACT TTTCGAAAGAATACTCAAACGTGTTCTTAATCGTCTGGGCAGTTATGTGG ACATCTGCTGCCCCACCACTTATCCTGATGGCTATTGCCATTATTGACGAGTACATG GTCAAGGGATCTTCGAATCCTGCCTTTATTATCACCGTGGAAATTACTG GAAAATTCTTCTTACTTTCAGTAATGATCAATCTATGCGG GAGAAACCTTGTTCAAGAGAGGTTCAACTTGGTGATGAGCCCTCGGCGCCCTAGATCGTACCCACCCCGTGACCATGATGGCGCAGCTGCGAACGTCATATCGGTGACGATACAACAAGAAAAG TTCACCGAGTATGAGCTCAACGAGTGGCCATTTGCGCCCAAGAGCCCAGGAACAAACCTTAATCACAAACGAACCGAAAGTCGGTCGAGCGTGGAGACTAAAACTCCCGATAGCGAACTCACAAGAAATGTTCATAACGAATATACCAAGCG ACCTTTACAACATCCTAGATTTTTCTCTCGTACTCAAGTTAAATGTGCCCCTCCTAATAGACCGAACCCTCGGGATGTGTACAAGGCGAGAAATCGGACGCTTTTGATGTATACGACCGCTACC GTGATCACGGCAGTAGGCGCAACCTATGCCGCCGTCCCGCTCTACCGTGCATTCTGCAGCGCAACCGGGTTCGGAGGGATCCCCATGACCGATCGCGACTCGTCCCGGTACAGCGCGGACAGACTCGTTCCGCGAGAAGAAGCGAAACGTATCAAAGTGCATTTTAATGCGGACACTGCGACAGCTTGCCCTGGCAGTTCCAGCCTCAACAGCG CCAAGAATACGAGTAAGGATGATATTATTGGTATTGCGACATATAATGTTACCCCGGCCAAG GTTGCGCCGTATTTTGCCAAGGTCGAGTGTTTCTGCTTCGAGGAGCAAAAATTGATTGCTGGAGAAGAAGTTGATATGCCTTTGTTGTTCTTTATCGATCGGGATATCGTGGACGACCCACTTATGGCGGACGTAGATGATGTGGTGTTATCGTACACGTTCTTCAG GGCGCGCCGAAACTCTGCTGGACACCTCGAACCAGACGCGCCTCAACAGGTTGTGCTTGAATCGCAAGGATGGGGTGATATTCCGCATGCACCTCCGAAACCTGCCGACTCGACGGCCACGTGA